In a single window of the Eshraghiella crossota genome:
- a CDS encoding acyl-CoA carboxylase subunit beta, protein MSTTAKTSACKRIEDLLDDNSFVEIGNLVTARNTDFNMTAMDTPADGVITGYGTVNGSLVYVYSQDATVMNGSMGEMHAKKIVNIYNMALKMGAPVVGFVDCAGLRLQEATDALNAFGMIYAKQVEASGVIPQITAIMGTCGGGMAVMSSLSDFTFMESKNGKLFVNSPNTLDGNKSEDTAGADFQSNETALVDFTGDEASIITEIRNLVSVLPSNNEDESLCECTDDLNRLCTDVNNGAADPAYVFETVSDDGLFIEVKKNYAKEMVTGFIKLNGATIGVVANRTELFDNGESVEKFDEVLTAEGCEKAAEMINFCDAFEIPVLSLTNVKGFLTTKESEKKMAKAAAKLTYAFANADVPKVNLITGEAYGSAYTVMNSKAIGADVTYAWPDTTIGMMDASLAAKIIYEKQPELIAEKTAEYGRLQASAESAAKRGYVDSIIDPADTRKYLISAFEMLYSKRDGYVTKKHGSI, encoded by the coding sequence ATGAGCACTACAGCTAAGACGTCAGCTTGTAAGAGAATAGAAGACTTACTTGACGACAATAGTTTTGTTGAGATTGGAAACCTTGTTACAGCAAGAAATACAGATTTCAACATGACCGCAATGGACACTCCAGCAGATGGTGTTATTACCGGTTACGGTACCGTCAATGGAAGCCTTGTGTATGTATACAGCCAGGATGCAACAGTTATGAACGGTTCTATGGGTGAAATGCATGCTAAGAAAATAGTTAATATTTACAATATGGCTTTAAAGATGGGAGCACCTGTAGTTGGTTTTGTTGATTGCGCCGGATTAAGACTTCAGGAAGCAACAGATGCCCTCAATGCGTTTGGTATGATATATGCAAAGCAGGTAGAAGCTTCAGGAGTTATTCCACAGATTACAGCAATAATGGGTACATGTGGAGGCGGAATGGCAGTTATGTCATCACTTTCTGATTTTACATTTATGGAAAGCAAAAATGGTAAACTGTTTGTAAACAGCCCTAATACTCTTGATGGCAATAAGTCAGAAGACACAGCAGGAGCAGATTTCCAGTCTAATGAAACAGCACTTGTTGATTTTACAGGCGACGAAGCATCAATCATTACAGAAATCAGAAATCTCGTAAGTGTTCTTCCAAGCAATAATGAAGATGAATCACTTTGCGAATGCACTGATGATCTTAACAGATTGTGCACAGATGTTAATAACGGTGCCGCAGATCCTGCATACGTTTTTGAAACAGTTTCCGATGACGGACTTTTTATAGAAGTCAAGAAGAATTATGCAAAAGAAATGGTAACAGGTTTTATAAAGCTTAATGGTGCTACAATCGGTGTTGTGGCTAACAGAACAGAGCTTTTTGACAATGGCGAATCAGTAGAAAAGTTTGATGAGGTTCTTACTGCAGAAGGCTGTGAAAAAGCGGCAGAGATGATTAATTTCTGTGACGCATTTGAGATTCCTGTACTTTCACTTACCAATGTTAAGGGATTCCTTACAACCAAAGAAAGTGAAAAGAAGATGGCTAAGGCAGCAGCTAAGCTTACTTATGCATTTGCCAATGCGGATGTACCAAAGGTTAATCTTATAACAGGCGAAGCATACGGAAGTGCTTACACGGTCATGAACTCAAAAGCAATAGGTGCTGATGTAACCTATGCATGGCCTGATACAACAATCGGAATGATGGATGCATCACTTGCAGCTAAGATAATATATGAGAAACAGCCGGAACTTATTGCTGAAAAGACAGCAGAGTACGGCAGACTTCAGGCAAGTGCCGAATCGGCAGCAAAGAGAGGATATGTTGATTCAATTATCGACCCTGCCGATACAAGAAAGTACCTTATTAGTGCTTTTGAAATGTTATATTCAAAAAGAGACGGTTATGTTACCAAGAAACATGGCAGTATTTAA
- a CDS encoding D-alanyl-D-alanine carboxypeptidase family protein — protein sequence MKKILAVIIIAVVMCQSVTKGEEPENLYARAAILIDADSGRILYGKNENDVMPMASTTKIMTLLVALKYGNPSDRVTFSSYAAKEPDVQLNALKGEQYTLNELLYLMMLRSYNDVAMMVAEYVGGVLNGDTSPNNTTEESKEDVKRFIDEMNGYAVKLGLSDTYFVTPNGLDGEDEGRIHSTTAYELALIAREALKSEEVIKICTTKSFSYREQNGKRSGTVTNGNRFLDINKNAIGMKTGFTGKAGYCFVGATKVDDRTFISVVLGCGWPPNKNYKWADTGKLMSYGRDNYFYRNIFEKTYDYKEIKVENGLQESVGTYIPFEVNRLLSDEDEVDVIYEIISKAKAPVKKDEQVGKVRIYINGKLEEELPILTKGSVKEKTFRYFLHKIFLYYFM from the coding sequence ATGAAAAAAATATTAGCTGTAATAATTATAGCCGTGGTGATGTGCCAAAGCGTAACAAAAGGAGAAGAGCCTGAAAATCTCTATGCAAGGGCGGCAATTCTGATTGATGCGGATTCGGGGCGTATCCTTTACGGCAAAAACGAAAATGATGTAATGCCTATGGCAAGTACCACGAAGATAATGACGTTACTTGTCGCACTTAAATATGGCAATCCCTCCGATAGAGTTACATTTTCTTCTTATGCGGCAAAAGAACCCGATGTGCAGCTTAATGCGTTAAAAGGAGAACAATATACGCTTAATGAACTTTTATATCTTATGATGTTACGTTCGTATAATGATGTGGCAATGATGGTAGCGGAATATGTAGGAGGCGTACTTAATGGGGATACATCCCCTAATAATACTACGGAGGAAAGCAAAGAAGATGTTAAAAGGTTTATTGATGAAATGAATGGTTATGCCGTAAAACTGGGACTTTCTGATACATATTTTGTAACTCCTAACGGACTTGACGGGGAAGATGAGGGCAGAATACACAGCACAACGGCATATGAACTTGCACTTATAGCAAGAGAAGCCCTTAAATCGGAAGAAGTCATTAAGATATGTACAACAAAAAGTTTTTCATACAGGGAACAGAACGGTAAAAGAAGTGGGACGGTAACCAACGGAAACAGGTTCCTTGATATTAATAAAAATGCAATTGGAATGAAAACAGGATTTACGGGAAAAGCAGGTTATTGCTTTGTAGGTGCAACAAAAGTTGATGACAGGACTTTTATTTCTGTTGTATTGGGCTGTGGCTGGCCACCGAATAAAAATTATAAATGGGCGGATACCGGGAAATTAATGTCATACGGAAGGGATAATTATTTTTACAGAAACATATTTGAAAAGACGTATGATTACAAGGAAATAAAAGTTGAAAACGGGCTGCAGGAAAGTGTCGGAACATATATTCCTTTTGAAGTCAACAGGCTTTTATCGGATGAAGATGAGGTGGATGTAATTTATGAAATTATAAGTAAAGCAAAAGCACCTGTAAAAAAAGACGAACAGGTTGGAAAAGTGAGGATTTACATTAACGGAAAACTGGAAGAAGAACTTCCGATTTTAACAAAAGGAAGCGTAAAAGAAAAAACATTCAGGTATTTTTTACATAAAATTTTTTTATATTATTTTATGTAA
- a CDS encoding NAD-dependent protein deacylase produces the protein MNENIVKLEKWIKESDNIVFFGGAGVSTESGIPDFRSVDGLYNQKYDYPPETILSHSFFMRNTEEFYRFYRDKMLYKDAKPNKAHYALAELEKQGRCKAVITQNIDGLHQAAGSKEVLELHGTVKKNYCMKCHKFYGEEYIMNTSGVPKCDCGGIIKPYVVLYEESLDNDVIEKAVDYIRHADVLIIAGTSLTVYPAAGLIDYYRGNKLVLINKSVTPKDNIADLVIHEPVGETLGGIVLNS, from the coding sequence GTGAATGAGAATATAGTTAAATTAGAAAAGTGGATAAAGGAAAGTGACAATATCGTATTTTTCGGCGGTGCAGGAGTAAGTACGGAAAGTGGGATACCGGATTTCAGAAGTGTTGACGGACTTTATAACCAAAAGTATGATTATCCTCCTGAGACAATTTTATCACACAGTTTTTTTATGAGAAATACAGAGGAATTTTACAGATTTTACCGTGATAAAATGCTTTATAAGGACGCAAAACCCAATAAAGCTCATTATGCACTGGCAGAGCTTGAAAAACAAGGCAGATGCAAAGCTGTAATTACACAGAATATAGACGGGCTTCATCAGGCTGCGGGAAGTAAAGAGGTACTTGAACTTCACGGTACCGTTAAGAAAAATTATTGCATGAAGTGCCATAAATTTTATGGTGAAGAATATATAATGAATACAAGCGGTGTGCCAAAGTGCGATTGCGGAGGCATAATCAAACCTTACGTTGTACTTTATGAAGAGTCTCTTGATAATGATGTTATTGAAAAAGCCGTTGATTATATAAGACATGCGGATGTCCTTATAATTGCCGGAACTTCTCTTACTGTGTATCCGGCAGCAGGGCTTATAGATTATTACAGAGGCAATAAACTTGTGTTAATCAATAAATCTGTTACGCCTAAGGACAATATCGCTGACCTTGTGATACATGAGCCGGTGGGAGAGACTCTGGGAGGAATAGTATTAAATTCATAA
- a CDS encoding pyrimidine-nucleoside phosphorylase: protein MRMYDVIAKKRDGKELTDEEICFFIKGYTDGTIPDYQASALAMAIYLNGMTERETATLTMAMAHSGDVLNLDRIEGIKVDKHSTGGVGDKTSLVLGPMVAALDVPVAKMSGRGLGHTGGTIDKLESFPGFVTGISEEQFFSNVNRIKIAIAGQTGNLAPADKKLYALRDVTATVENISLIASSIMSKKIAAGADVIVLDVKTGSGAFMKTPEKSLALAKEMVKIGCNVGKKTMAVVSNMDEPLGYAVGNALEVKEAIDTLNGEGPTDLLTLCIELGSHMIMGAGLTDDKAEAGKMLREVVDSKKALNKLAELVEAQGGDKNAVYNKELLPKASIIREFVAKHDGYVSHIECDEVGKAAMVLGGGRENKDSIIDLSVGIVLHKKVGDFVRKGENIATFHANDEDRLNASLKCFENAYVISDEVVHKDKLIQYIVTEEGVTNCE from the coding sequence ATGAGAATGTATGACGTTATAGCTAAAAAAAGAGATGGCAAAGAATTAACGGACGAGGAAATATGTTTTTTTATAAAAGGATATACAGACGGAACTATTCCCGACTATCAGGCTTCTGCACTTGCCATGGCAATTTATCTTAACGGAATGACTGAACGTGAGACAGCCACACTTACAATGGCGATGGCACACAGCGGGGATGTCCTTAATCTTGACAGGATAGAAGGAATAAAGGTGGACAAACACAGCACAGGAGGGGTTGGAGATAAGACTTCCCTTGTTCTAGGACCGATGGTTGCCGCACTTGACGTTCCGGTTGCAAAGATGTCCGGAAGAGGACTTGGACATACGGGAGGAACCATTGATAAGCTTGAAAGTTTCCCGGGTTTTGTTACAGGAATAAGTGAGGAACAGTTTTTTAGTAATGTTAATAGGATAAAGATTGCCATAGCAGGACAGACAGGAAATCTGGCTCCGGCAGATAAGAAACTTTATGCCTTAAGAGACGTTACGGCAACCGTTGAAAATATTTCACTGATTGCAAGCAGTATAATGAGTAAGAAAATTGCGGCAGGAGCGGACGTTATTGTACTTGATGTCAAGACAGGCAGCGGAGCATTTATGAAAACGCCCGAAAAATCCCTCGCCCTTGCAAAGGAAATGGTAAAGATAGGCTGTAATGTGGGCAAAAAGACAATGGCTGTAGTCAGTAATATGGATGAGCCGTTAGGTTATGCAGTAGGCAATGCGTTAGAAGTTAAAGAGGCTATAGATACACTAAACGGAGAGGGACCGACGGACCTTCTTACACTTTGTATTGAGCTTGGCTCACATATGATTATGGGAGCAGGTCTTACAGACGATAAGGCAGAAGCCGGAAAAATGCTTAGAGAGGTTGTGGACAGTAAAAAAGCTTTGAATAAACTGGCTGAGCTTGTTGAGGCACAGGGTGGAGACAAAAATGCTGTTTATAACAAAGAACTTTTGCCTAAGGCGTCTATAATCAGGGAATTTGTGGCAAAGCATGACGGTTATGTATCCCATATAGAATGTGATGAAGTTGGTAAAGCTGCCATGGTTCTTGGCGGAGGACGTGAAAATAAAGACAGTATAATTGACCTTTCCGTTGGAATTGTCCTTCATAAAAAAGTTGGGGATTTTGTCAGAAAGGGTGAAAATATTGCGACCTTCCACGCCAATGACGAGGACAGACTTAATGCCTCCCTTAAATGTTTTGAAAATGCTTATGTAATATCCGATGAAGTTGTACATAAGGATAAACTGATACAATACATAGTTACAGAAGAAGGAGTGACTAACTGTGAATGA
- a CDS encoding phosphopentomutase: MKRVIWIILDSVGMGELPDAAAFGDKGANTIVHTWEYNGGLDIPNMLKLGYGNIEGMTVLPKTDIPSGAYGRCMELSNGKDTTVGHWEMTGIISKKAFPTFENGFPEKIIREFIDKTGIDGVLGNCVASGTEILKVHGKECADKGIPIVYTSADSVFQIAYFVGKDDNSSETDENKLNKLYMLCESARKILTGDYEVARVIARPFVIDSDKYIRTSDRRDYAILPPDYNLLNRLKEQGFDVAAVGKIHDIFAGSGITMSEHSKDNMDGIDITLDFMKKDINGVIFTNLVEFDSSYGHRRDAKGYGKGLEDFDGRLPEIFEAMTDDDILIINADHGCDPTFKGTDHTREYIPLLVYGKHIKNVPIGTRRSFADIGQTIAEYLGAEKIINGESFLREISAYENV; this comes from the coding sequence ATGAAAAGAGTAATCTGGATAATTTTAGACAGCGTAGGCATGGGAGAACTTCCGGATGCAGCGGCATTTGGTGACAAAGGGGCTAATACAATTGTTCATACATGGGAATATAACGGCGGGCTTGATATTCCCAATATGTTGAAGCTTGGATATGGTAATATTGAAGGAATGACAGTGCTTCCTAAAACAGATATACCGTCAGGTGCTTATGGAAGATGTATGGAATTATCTAACGGAAAAGATACGACGGTAGGACATTGGGAGATGACGGGTATTATTTCAAAAAAAGCATTTCCTACATTTGAAAATGGTTTCCCTGAGAAAATTATCCGTGAGTTCATTGATAAAACAGGCATAGACGGTGTTCTTGGGAATTGTGTGGCATCCGGGACCGAGATACTTAAGGTTCATGGAAAGGAATGCGCAGATAAAGGAATCCCTATCGTATATACTTCGGCAGACAGCGTTTTCCAGATAGCATATTTTGTGGGAAAGGACGATAACAGTTCTGAAACCGATGAGAATAAATTAAATAAACTTTATATGCTTTGTGAAAGTGCAAGAAAGATTCTTACAGGTGATTATGAAGTTGCAAGGGTAATTGCAAGACCTTTTGTTATCGACAGTGATAAGTATATAAGAACTTCAGACAGAAGGGATTATGCTATACTTCCACCTGATTATAATCTGCTTAACAGGCTTAAAGAACAGGGCTTTGATGTAGCAGCAGTGGGTAAGATACATGATATTTTTGCAGGTTCGGGAATAACAATGTCTGAACACAGCAAAGACAATATGGATGGAATAGACATAACCCTTGATTTTATGAAAAAAGACATTAATGGTGTTATTTTTACCAATCTTGTTGAATTTGATTCTTCCTACGGACATAGAAGGGATGCCAAGGGTTACGGAAAGGGATTGGAGGATTTCGACGGAAGGCTTCCTGAAATATTTGAGGCAATGACGGATGATGATATATTGATTATAAATGCCGACCATGGATGTGACCCGACATTTAAAGGAACGGACCACACAAGAGAGTATATTCCTTTGCTGGTTTATGGTAAACACATTAAAAATGTACCTATAGGAACAAGACGTTCTTTTGCTGATATAGGACAGACGATAGCAGAATATCTTGGAGCAGAAAAGATAATAAATGGTGAAAGTTTTTTACGGGAGATTAGTGCTTATGAGAATGTATGA
- a CDS encoding 3-deoxy-7-phosphoheptulonate synthase, with protein MSINFVRTLPSPEEIKEEFPLSKEAVELKKETDEKIRKVFTGESDKFLAVIGPCSADNEDAVLDYVTRLAKVQEKIKDKVIIIPRVYTNKPRTTGDGYKGMLHQPDPEKAPDMVAGIKAIRKLHLDVIKETGFFPADEMLYPENWMYCDDTLAYVAIGARSVEDQQHRLTASGMDVPVGMKNPTSGGYEIMLNSVHAASHPHTFIYRGSEVNTSGNPLTHTVLRGAVNKKGQCIPNYHYEDILLLNELYAEHDLKHPATIIDSNHSNSNKKYMEQIRIVEDVLHSRAMNADIRKLVKGVMVESYIEPGSQKIGEHIYGKSITDPCLSWEDSEKLLYIIAEKC; from the coding sequence ATGAGTATTAATTTTGTTAGAACACTTCCTTCTCCGGAAGAAATCAAGGAAGAATTTCCGCTTAGCAAGGAAGCTGTTGAATTAAAAAAAGAGACAGATGAAAAGATTCGTAAGGTTTTTACGGGCGAATCTGATAAATTTCTTGCAGTTATCGGGCCATGCTCTGCCGATAATGAAGATGCAGTTCTTGACTATGTTACACGTCTTGCCAAAGTGCAGGAAAAAATTAAAGATAAAGTAATCATAATTCCAAGAGTATATACCAATAAGCCCAGAACAACGGGTGATGGTTACAAAGGTATGCTTCACCAGCCCGACCCTGAGAAGGCTCCGGATATGGTTGCAGGAATTAAGGCAATCAGAAAGCTTCATCTTGATGTAATAAAAGAAACAGGTTTTTTCCCTGCAGATGAGATGCTTTACCCTGAAAACTGGATGTACTGCGATGACACTCTTGCATACGTTGCAATCGGTGCACGTTCAGTCGAGGACCAGCAGCACAGATTAACAGCCAGTGGAATGGACGTTCCTGTAGGTATGAAAAATCCTACTTCCGGCGGATACGAAATTATGCTTAATTCAGTTCATGCAGCTTCACACCCTCATACATTTATATACAGGGGAAGTGAAGTAAATACAAGCGGTAACCCTCTTACACATACGGTTTTAAGAGGAGCTGTCAACAAGAAAGGTCAGTGTATTCCTAATTACCATTATGAAGACATACTTCTCTTAAATGAACTTTATGCAGAACATGATTTGAAGCATCCCGCTACAATTATTGACAGCAACCACAGTAATTCCAACAAGAAATACATGGAACAGATAAGAATTGTTGAAGATGTTCTCCATAGCCGTGCCATGAACGCCGATATAAGAAAGCTTGTTAAAGGCGTAATGGTGGAAAGCTATATTGAACCCGGCAGCCAGAAAATTGGCGAACATATATATGGCAAGTCAATTACAGATCCTTGTCTCAGCTGGGAAGATTCAGAAAAGCTTTTATACATCATTGCTGAGAAATGCTAA